The following nucleotide sequence is from Nesterenkonia xinjiangensis.
GCAGGCACAGCTCGCCCTCCTGGGCCTCCTCGCCGGTGTGTGGATCGATCAGCACCACGTCGAAGCCCGGCAGCGGACGGCCCATGGAGCCGCGCACCAGCGGCTGGCCAGGGGTGTTGGCCACCTGGAGGGTGGTCTCTGTCTGCCCGAAGCCGTCGCGGATGGTGCATCCCCAGGCGCGCTCCACCTGGTCGATGACCTCCGCGTTCAGCGGCTCCCCGGCGGAGACCGTCACCCGGGGCGGGCGGCGCAGCTGGGTCAGGTCGGCCTGGATGAGCATCCGCCACACGGTGGGCGGCGCGCAGAAGCTGCTCACTCCGTGGGCGTCCATCTGGGTCATCAGTTCGGCGGCGTCGAAGCGCGCGTAGTTGTAGATGAAGATCGTCGCCTCCGCGATCCACGGGGTGAAGAAATTCGACCAGGCGTGCTTCGCCCAGCCAGGGCCGGCCACGTTGAGGTGCACGTCCCCCGGCTGCATACCGATCCAGTAGAGCGTGGACAGATGCCCCACCGGGTAGGAGGTGTGGGTGTGCTCCACAAGCTTGGGCAGCGATGTGGTCCCGGAGGTGAAGTAGAGCAGCAGGGTATCGTCGGCGCTGGTCGGCTCGCCGGGAGTGAACGTCGCCGCCGCCTTCCGGGCGGCCTCATAGTGCAGGACAGTACGCGGAGCACCTGACGGCGCGTCGATCTGCGGCGCGGGCTCGTCAGGTGTGTGTGCCCCGGGCACGTGGATCAGCGTCAGCTCCCCCTCGACGTCTCCGAACTTCTCCAGGTCGGCCGGGCCCGCCACGGCCCAGCGGGCTTCGCCGCGCCTGACCCGGTCCTGCAGGTCTACGGGGCCCATCTGGGTGGTGGTGGGGATCAGCACGGCGCCGAGCTTGATCCCGGCGAGCATCAGCTCCCACAGCTCCACCTGATTGCCCAGCATCAGGATCATCCGGTCCCCGCGGGCCATCCCCTGGGCGGAGAGCCAGTTCGCCACCCGGTTCGAGTCGGCGCTCAGCTGCGCGAAGGTGCGTCGGAGCACCGTGCCGTCGTCCTCAGCGATCACCAGCGCCTCCTGATGGGCGCGTTCCCCTGCGGCGATGCCGTCGAACCAGTCCAGGCCGAAGTTGAAGTGCTGGAACCGGGGCCAGCGGAACTCCTCGCGGGCGCGGGAATGGTCCTGCTGGAGGGCGACGAGTCGATCGCGGGCCTCACGGAGCTCAGCGGCTGCGTCGCGGCGGGTGGGCGTGTCTGTGCTGCTCATGTGGGGGAGCTCCTCCTCGGGGAATGATGCAGAGTGTGGGACCAGGGGCCTGTGGCGCGGGCCGACGCCGCCAGCCTACGACACCACCCCTGATGGTGTGATGCGCCTCACTGACGTGGTCCTATACTGAGGGTCCCGGGGGCAGGGGCGCTGAGACCCGGCGCTGCCCGGGACGCGAGACCGAGGTGGGTTCCCGCGACGGGCGCATCTCCTCATACCAGCCTGCGGGTGGCTCACCACGGCCTGCCGCAGAGGTCGGCGAGTACGCAAAGGAGCTGGTGACGGTGGCCGCTGCACCCCAGTACCCGGACGGGGACCTCCTGGAGGTCCGACGCCGTCTGCCCGCAGAGGAGGAGGAGCGGCTCCAGGAGATCGAGGCCTACGCGCAGGCGAACCTCCGCGCACCCTCCATCGATGCATGGAACGAGGAGCGCTTCCTCACCCAGGCTCTGCCTGCCATGGCGGATCTGGGGCTCGCCGGGCTGGAGGTCGATGGCAGCTCGCGGCTGTTCAAGGGGCTCGCGCATGCCGCCGTCGCTCAGGCGGACGTGTCCATGTCCGCTGTGATGGGGATCCACAACGAGCTGATCGTGGGCCTGATCCACGCCTTCGGCTCCGCGGCGCAGCGGGACACGTGGCTGGCTCGGCTCACCCGGTTCGAGACTCTCGGGGCGTTCTGCCTCACCGAGCCCGACCACGGCTCGGACATCGCCGGCGGTCTGGCCACCACGGCCAGGCGTGACGGGGACTCCTGGGTCCTGAACGGCACCAAACGCTGGATCGGGATGGCC
It contains:
- a CDS encoding AMP-binding protein, whose protein sequence is MSSTDTPTRRDAAAELREARDRLVALQQDHSRAREEFRWPRFQHFNFGLDWFDGIAAGERAHQEALVIAEDDGTVLRRTFAQLSADSNRVANWLSAQGMARGDRMILMLGNQVELWELMLAGIKLGAVLIPTTTQMGPVDLQDRVRRGEARWAVAGPADLEKFGDVEGELTLIHVPGAHTPDEPAPQIDAPSGAPRTVLHYEAARKAAATFTPGEPTSADDTLLLYFTSGTTSLPKLVEHTHTSYPVGHLSTLYWIGMQPGDVHLNVAGPGWAKHAWSNFFTPWIAEATIFIYNYARFDAAELMTQMDAHGVSSFCAPPTVWRMLIQADLTQLRRPPRVTVSAGEPLNAEVIDQVERAWGCTIRDGFGQTETTLQVANTPGQPLVRGSMGRPLPGFDVVLIDPHTGEEAQEGELCLRAEQSGPARPVGLMKSYAGDPERTAEVFRNGLYHTGDVVRRDEDGVLTYVGRSDDVFKSSDYRISPFELESVLVEHPAVAEAAVVPAADELRLAVPKAYVVLAAGWEWSAETATSILTSCREKLPPFKRIRRIERIELPKTISGKIRRVELRALEESRGGERGSKNSATPSCQPSGGDAPRMS